From Xyrauchen texanus isolate HMW12.3.18 chromosome 36, RBS_HiC_50CHRs, whole genome shotgun sequence, one genomic window encodes:
- the hmgb1b gene encoding high mobility group protein B1b: MGKDPRKPRGKMSSYAYFVQTCREEHKKKHPEASVNFSEFSKKCSERWKTMSAKEKGKFEDMAKQDKVRYEREMKNYIPPKGEKKRRFKDPNAPKRPPSAFFIFCGDYRPKIKGENPGLTIGDIAKKLGEMWNSSSAEVKQPYEKKAAKLKEKYDKDIAIYRTKGIAGLSKKDGGEDDDEDEDEEEEEDEEEEEDDE; encoded by the exons ATGGGTAAAGATCCAAGGAAGCCCAGAGGAAAGATGTCCTCTTATGCGTACTTTGTGCAAACCTGCCGTGAAGAACACAAAAAGAAGCATCCTGAAGCCTCTGTTAACTTCtctgaattctccaagaagtgtTCAGAGCGATGGAAG ACAATGTCTGCCAAAGAAAAGGGTAAGTTTGAGGACATGGCCAAGCAAGATAAGGTACGTtatgagagagagatgaaaaactACATCCCACCTAAGGGTGAGAAGAAGAGGCGATTTAAGGATCCCAATGCACCGAAGAGACCACC GTCGGCATTCTTCATTTTCTGTGGAGATTACCGCCCTAAAATTAAGGGTGAGAACCCAGGTCTGACCATTGGAGACATTGCTAAGAAGCTCGGAGAAATGTGGAACAGCTCATCGGCTGAGGTGAAGCAACCTTATGAGAAGAAGGCTGCAAAGCTCAAGGAAAAGTATGATAAG GATATTGCCATATACCGCACAAAGGGAATTGCAGGTTTGTCCAAAAAAGATGGTGgggaggatgatgatgaggatgaagacgaagaggaggaggaggatgaggaagaagaggaggatgacGAGTAG